One stretch of Meriones unguiculatus strain TT.TT164.6M chromosome 7, Bangor_MerUng_6.1, whole genome shotgun sequence DNA includes these proteins:
- the LOC110539364 gene encoding keratin, type I cytoskeletal 26, with protein MSFRFSGGSRLCSRAGSVRLSRGGAGFAAGNVRVGPGAESSFSCTLGGISSGGSFGSGHEGSGRGTSMGFLSNEPGLLSGNEKVTMQNLNERLALYLNHVGALEEANTVLEKKIEGWYERCGPGSGRGLDHDYSRYFSVIEDLKQQIVSVTTCNANLILQNDNARLTADDFRMKYENELALRQSAEADTNGLRRVLEELTLATTDLEIQREALSEELTYLQKNHEEEMEVLQNAAGGNINVEMNAAPGVDLTALLNNMRAEYEDLAEQNRKDAEACFQEKSAALQQQISDDAGAATAARNELVELKRSLQTLEIELQSLAAMKQSYESSLAETEGNYYAQLQHIQEQIVAREEQLQQIRSDTEGQKLEHERLLGIKTHLEKEIDTYCALLDREEQRGESTSYKPKDSKPVNEANEPTEETLVRTMVEDLDQLGSLLSLRVHSVEEKSSKISNITMEQRVPFKAP; from the exons ATGTCTTTTCGGTTTTCCGGGGGATCCAGGCTCTGCTCTCGAGCTGGGTCTGTCAGGCTGTCCCGGGGAGGGGCAGGCTTCGCGGCTGGGAATGTGAGAGTCGGGCCTGGAGCAGAAAGCAGCTTTTCCTGCACCCTTGGGGGCATCTCCTCCGGAGGAAGCTTTGGCAGCGGCCATGAGGGCTCGGGTAGGGGAACTAGCATGGGTTTCCTTAGCAACGAGCCTGGGCTCCTCTCTGGAAATGAGAAGGTGACCATGCAGAACCTCAACGAGCGCCTGGCATTGTACCTGAACCACGTGGGTGCCCTGGAGGAGGCCAACACAGTCCTGGAGAAGAAGATCGAAGGCTGGTATGAGAGATGCGGGCCTGGCAGTGGCCGTGGACTTGACCATGACTACAGCAGGTATTTCTCAGTCATCGAGGACTTGAAACAACAG ATCGTTTCTGTGACCACCTGCAATGCCAACCTTATTCTTCAAAACGACAATGCCAGGCTCACAGCGGATGACTTCAGGATGAA GTACGAAAATGAGCTTGCCCTGCGCCAGAGTGCTGAGGCCGACACCAACGGTCTTCGCAGAGTGTTGGAAGAGCTCACACTCGCCACGACCGACCTGGAAATACAACGCGAGGCTCTGAGCGAGGAACtgacatacctccagaagaaccATGAGGAG GAAATGGAAGTCCTGCAAAACGCAGCAGGGGGAAACATCAATGTGGAGATGAACGCGGCCCCCGGGGTGGACCTGACCGCCCTGCTAAACAACATGAGGGCCGAATATGAAGATCTGGCCGAGCAGAACCGAAAAGATGCAGAGGCCTGCTTTCAAGAGAAG AGCGCAGCTCTGCAGCAACAGATTTCAGACGATGCGGGAGCAGCCACGGCGGCCAGGAACGAGCTGGTGGAACTGAAACGCAGCCTGCAGACTCTGGAGATAGAGCTTCAATCCCTCGCGGCGATG aAACAGTCCTACGAGAGTTCGCTGGCCGAGACGGAAGGGAATTACTACGCTCAGCTGCAGCACATCCAGGAGCAGATCGTGGCCCGGGAGGAGCAGCTGCAGCAGATCCGCTCGGACACAGAGGGCCAGAAGCTGGAGCACGAGCGGCTGCTGGGCATCAAGACACATCTGGAGAAGGAGATTGACACATACTGCGCCCTGCTGGACAGAGAGGAGCA AAGAGGTGAATCCACATCTTACAAACCAAAGGACAGCAAGCCAGTAAATGAAGCCAATG AGCCAACGGAAGAAACGCTTGTCCGGACGATGGTTGAGGACCTAGACCAGCTTGGCAGCCTCCTCTCCCTGCGAGTGCACTCGGTAGAGGAGAAATCCTCAAAGATCAGCAATATCACCATGGAGCAGCGGGTGCCTTTCAAAGCCCCGTGA